One Actinospica robiniae DSM 44927 genomic region harbors:
- a CDS encoding error-prone DNA polymerase has product MSFNNPLMPWRELNRALSWTRHGDLELTDVSDAPDPSDPPAGDDPPLAPVRLAPPPRPSSLHPTPDSVVPYAELHAHSAYSFLDGASSPREMVAEAVRLGLTALAITDHDGLYGAVQLAQAAKGTGLGTVFGAELSLAADRAERTGVPDPPGAHLLLLARDPDGYRALSRAIGDARLRGDGKGRAVYDLEDLAARADGRWTVLTGCRKGLVPRAMDRGGPEAASRELDRLRALFGRDNVAVELVDHDLPEDDARNDALAELASRHRALTVVTNQVHYAAPKDFPTACALAALRARRTLEEIDGWLPPGPTSHLRTGEEMAERFARFPGILTRTVDLAAQCTFDFAAVAPSLPDYPVPDGFEDEFSWLRQLVMDGARDRYGTRRERPDAYRQLDYELGVIAKYDFAGYFLIVQGISAYCRDNGILAQGRGSAANSAVCYALGITAVDPVAFKLVFERFLSPEREGYPDIDLDIESSRREEVIQHVYRAYGRTHAAQVANVITYRSKMAVRDAARVLGYPSGAQDAWSRAIGPYTGAADLDESGIPADVLALATGLHGLPRHLGIHSGGMVLCDRPVAEVCPTEWARMENRSVVQWDKDDCADGGLVKFDLLGLGMLGALHDAFDLVREHHGVDMTLGRIPTEDPEVYDMLCAADSIGVFQVESRAQMATLPRLKPREFYDLVVEIALIRPGPVQGGAVHPYMRRRAGMEKAEAPHPLLEEPLRRTLGVPLFQEQVMQMAVAAAGFAPAQADQLRRAMGAKRSTERMLALKSQLMSGMAAKGIAGELAEDIYAKLEAFSSYGFPESHSISFAYLVYASSYLKRHYPAAFTAALLRNQPMGFYSPATLIGDARRHGVTVLGPDVNASAAQATLTPAAGPYRPTHPYASAHPQPAIRLGLASVRALGQSAAERVVAERDGAESEAQPPRAVGGAAGQSSAAERSAAVQDSHPSRSTERLGAERSAAVQDSQPPRSTERLGAECVAAEREARPFVDLEDFVRRTDLPKAVLEALATAGAFACFGLTRREALWQAGALAGTHAGHLPGTAGAESVPKLPEMTVVEQTFADLWAAGASPDSHPIAHVRERLKATGHVSIADLADVPNHHLVRIAGIVTHRQRPPTAGGVCFLSLEDGTGLANIVCSPTVWEDQKKVALNHGALRIIGHLERSDHGAGAINIVAGRLEPLRVAAQPSNMRGRDFR; this is encoded by the coding sequence ATGAGCTTCAACAATCCCCTGATGCCCTGGCGAGAGCTCAATCGCGCCCTGTCCTGGACCCGGCACGGCGACCTCGAACTCACCGACGTATCGGACGCGCCGGACCCCTCGGACCCGCCTGCAGGCGACGACCCGCCGCTTGCCCCTGTGCGCCTTGCTCCGCCCCCGCGTCCGTCCTCGCTGCATCCGACCCCTGATTCCGTCGTCCCCTACGCCGAACTACACGCGCACTCCGCCTACAGCTTCCTCGACGGCGCATCTTCGCCGCGCGAGATGGTCGCCGAGGCCGTGCGGCTCGGCCTGACCGCTCTCGCGATCACCGACCACGACGGGCTCTACGGCGCGGTCCAACTGGCCCAGGCCGCCAAAGGCACCGGCTTGGGCACCGTGTTCGGGGCCGAACTCTCCCTGGCCGCCGACCGGGCCGAGCGCACCGGCGTGCCAGACCCGCCCGGCGCGCACCTACTGCTGCTTGCCCGCGACCCGGACGGATACCGGGCCCTGTCCCGGGCAATCGGCGACGCCCGACTGCGCGGCGACGGCAAGGGCCGCGCCGTCTACGACCTCGAAGACCTCGCCGCCCGCGCAGACGGACGCTGGACCGTGCTCACCGGCTGTCGCAAAGGGCTGGTTCCCCGAGCCATGGACCGAGGCGGCCCGGAGGCTGCCTCCCGCGAGCTCGACCGGCTGCGCGCGCTGTTCGGCCGGGACAACGTCGCGGTCGAGCTGGTCGACCACGACCTGCCCGAGGACGACGCCCGCAACGACGCGCTGGCGGAACTCGCGTCCCGTCACAGGGCCCTGACGGTCGTCACCAACCAGGTGCACTACGCAGCGCCCAAGGACTTTCCCACCGCCTGCGCGCTCGCCGCGTTGCGCGCCCGGCGCACCCTGGAGGAGATCGACGGCTGGCTCCCGCCCGGCCCGACCTCCCATCTGCGCACCGGCGAGGAGATGGCCGAGCGCTTCGCCCGCTTCCCCGGAATCCTCACGCGGACGGTGGATCTGGCCGCCCAATGCACGTTCGACTTCGCCGCCGTCGCTCCGTCCCTGCCGGACTACCCGGTGCCTGACGGCTTCGAAGACGAATTCTCCTGGCTGCGCCAGCTGGTGATGGACGGCGCCCGCGACCGCTACGGCACCCGGCGCGAACGCCCCGACGCCTACCGGCAGCTGGACTACGAGCTCGGCGTCATCGCCAAATACGACTTCGCGGGCTACTTCCTGATCGTGCAGGGCATCTCCGCATACTGCCGGGACAACGGGATTCTGGCCCAGGGGCGCGGTTCCGCAGCTAACTCAGCAGTTTGCTACGCGCTCGGAATCACCGCGGTCGACCCGGTGGCCTTCAAGCTCGTGTTCGAACGCTTCCTCAGCCCCGAGCGCGAAGGCTATCCGGACATCGACCTCGACATCGAGTCCAGCCGACGCGAAGAGGTGATCCAGCACGTCTACCGCGCCTACGGTCGCACCCACGCCGCGCAGGTGGCCAACGTCATCACGTACCGAAGCAAGATGGCAGTGCGCGACGCGGCCCGCGTGCTCGGCTACCCGTCCGGCGCGCAGGACGCGTGGTCCCGCGCGATCGGCCCATACACAGGCGCCGCCGACCTGGACGAGAGCGGCATCCCAGCAGACGTACTCGCACTGGCCACCGGCCTGCACGGCCTGCCGCGACACCTCGGCATCCACTCCGGCGGCATGGTGCTGTGCGACCGTCCGGTGGCCGAGGTCTGCCCGACCGAGTGGGCCCGGATGGAGAACCGCTCGGTGGTGCAGTGGGACAAAGACGACTGCGCCGACGGCGGCCTGGTCAAGTTCGACCTGCTCGGCCTCGGCATGCTCGGCGCCCTGCACGACGCCTTCGACCTGGTGCGCGAGCACCACGGCGTCGACATGACGCTCGGCCGGATCCCGACTGAGGACCCCGAGGTCTACGACATGCTGTGCGCCGCCGACTCCATCGGCGTCTTCCAAGTCGAGTCGCGCGCCCAGATGGCGACGCTCCCGAGGCTGAAGCCCAGAGAGTTCTACGACCTCGTCGTCGAGATCGCGCTGATCCGGCCAGGCCCGGTGCAGGGCGGCGCGGTCCACCCGTACATGCGCAGGCGCGCGGGCATGGAAAAGGCCGAGGCACCGCACCCGCTGCTCGAGGAGCCGCTCCGCCGGACCCTCGGCGTGCCGCTGTTCCAGGAGCAGGTGATGCAGATGGCGGTCGCCGCCGCCGGCTTCGCCCCCGCCCAAGCGGACCAGCTGCGCCGCGCCATGGGCGCCAAGCGGTCAACCGAGCGGATGCTGGCGCTCAAGAGCCAGTTGATGTCGGGCATGGCGGCCAAGGGCATCGCCGGGGAACTGGCCGAGGACATCTACGCGAAGCTCGAGGCGTTCTCCTCATACGGATTCCCGGAGTCGCACTCGATCTCGTTCGCGTACCTGGTGTATGCGAGCTCGTATCTCAAGAGGCACTATCCAGCCGCGTTCACCGCAGCCCTGCTGCGCAACCAGCCGATGGGCTTCTACAGCCCCGCCACCCTGATCGGCGACGCCCGCCGCCACGGCGTGACCGTCCTAGGCCCCGACGTGAACGCCTCAGCCGCCCAGGCAACCCTGACCCCCGCCGCCGGCCCCTACCGCCCAACCCACCCCTACGCCTCGGCCCACCCCCAGCCCGCGATCCGCCTCGGCCTCGCCTCCGTCCGCGCCCTCGGCCAATCCGCCGCCGAGCGCGTGGTGGCGGAGCGGGATGGGGCGGAGTCCGAAGCGCAACCGCCTCGCGCCGTTGGCGGCGCAGCGGGGCAGAGTTCGGCGGCGGAGCGCTCGGCGGCCGTGCAGGATTCCCACCCATCTCGCTCCACCGAGCGGTTGGGTGCGGAGCGCTCGGCGGCCGTGCAGGATTCCCAGCCACCTCGCTCCACCGAGCGGTTGGGTGCGGAGTGCGTGGCGGCTGAGCGAGAAGCCCGGCCGTTCGTCGACCTTGAGGACTTCGTCCGCCGCACCGACCTGCCCAAAGCCGTGCTCGAAGCACTGGCGACGGCCGGCGCGTTCGCCTGCTTCGGCCTCACCCGCCGCGAAGCGCTGTGGCAAGCGGGAGCGCTCGCCGGTACCCACGCCGGCCACCTGCCGGGCACAGCCGGAGCCGAATCGGTGCCGAAGCTGCCGGAGATGACCGTCGTCGAGCAGACCTTCGCGGACCTCTGGGCCGCCGGCGCGTCCCCCGACTCGCACCCGATCGCCCACGTACGCGAGCGACTGAAGGCCACCGGCCACGTGTCCATCGCCGACCTGGCCGACGTCCCGAACCACCACCTGGTCCGCATCGCCGGCATCGTCACCCACCGCCAGCGCCCCCCGACCGCCGGCGGCGTGTGCTTCCTGTCCCTGGAGGACGGGACGGGCCTGGCGAACATCGTGTGCTCCCCGACCGTGTGGGAGGACCAGAAGAAGGTGGCGCTCAACCACGGAGCCCTGCGGATCATCGGCCACCTCGAACGCTCCGACCACGGCGCGGGCGCGATCAACATCGTCGCCGGCCGCCTCGAGCCCCTCCGCGTCGCCGCGCAGCCCTCGAACATGCGCGGCCGCGACTTCCGGTGA
- a CDS encoding DNA polymerase Y family protein: protein MDQGASSPGEGPRDAAPPGADRVLAVWCPDWPVLAVGADPDMPAAVLAGNGSRRTVLACSPAARAAGVRRGQAVRDAQRRCPELTLHSRDERAEELWFEPVVQAVEDVAAGVEVVRPGLIVLAARGPARYHGGEKLLAACVREAVADAGTPAGGPLGCGVAVADGAFAACLAARHPVDEPLIVPLGDASAFLAPHPLDVLDLPDLAELLGRLGLRTLGEFAALPAAAVANRFGVVGTQAHRLARGLDPRPPAARRPGEDLSAEHLFDPPAEQDEPIVFAAKALADRWHALMAAAGVTCAAVRIELVTESGRESVRSWRNGDALGAALSASALAQRVRWQLDGWRTRSARGESDESGRTGTGKDDADGRAVVDPVACLRLVPGPLQTDTGSQQTLWGREEVPDRVGRVAERVQAMLGHEGVALLHETGGRDPSSRIRRLPWGETPSIGPADDPAAPWPGALPAPAPALVPDEPYPAELLDPRGEQVGVTGRARLTAGPAVLVLGGDRLRVTGWAGPWPYHERPWSTAVRRRARLQLSVADGRAFLLALEHGAWRVEGVYQ from the coding sequence GTGGATCAGGGTGCGAGTTCCCCAGGCGAGGGGCCCCGCGACGCCGCGCCGCCCGGCGCCGACCGCGTCCTCGCCGTCTGGTGCCCGGACTGGCCGGTGCTGGCCGTGGGCGCCGACCCCGACATGCCCGCTGCCGTCTTGGCCGGCAACGGTTCCCGTCGCACTGTCCTGGCCTGCTCCCCGGCTGCCCGAGCTGCTGGGGTGCGGCGTGGGCAGGCCGTACGCGACGCACAGCGACGCTGTCCCGAACTCACCCTCCATTCGCGCGATGAACGTGCCGAGGAACTCTGGTTCGAGCCTGTGGTCCAGGCGGTCGAGGACGTCGCGGCCGGGGTGGAGGTGGTGCGCCCCGGGCTGATCGTCCTCGCCGCCCGCGGCCCGGCCCGCTACCACGGTGGCGAGAAACTGCTGGCCGCTTGCGTGCGCGAGGCCGTGGCCGATGCCGGCACTCCGGCCGGCGGCCCGCTCGGTTGCGGAGTTGCCGTCGCCGACGGAGCCTTCGCAGCTTGCTTGGCTGCTCGCCACCCGGTCGACGAGCCGCTGATCGTCCCGCTGGGAGACGCGTCCGCGTTCCTCGCCCCGCATCCCCTCGACGTGCTCGACCTACCAGACCTGGCCGAGTTGCTCGGACGCCTCGGCCTGCGCACCCTCGGCGAGTTCGCCGCCCTGCCCGCCGCCGCGGTGGCCAACCGTTTCGGCGTGGTGGGAACCCAGGCGCACCGCCTGGCTCGCGGCCTCGACCCGCGCCCGCCCGCCGCGCGCCGCCCGGGCGAGGACCTGAGCGCCGAGCACCTGTTCGACCCCCCGGCCGAGCAGGACGAACCGATCGTCTTCGCCGCCAAGGCGCTGGCCGACCGGTGGCACGCGCTCATGGCCGCTGCCGGGGTGACCTGCGCCGCCGTCCGGATCGAGCTGGTCACCGAGAGCGGCCGGGAAAGCGTGCGCAGCTGGCGCAACGGCGACGCACTCGGCGCAGCCCTATCCGCCTCCGCGCTCGCGCAGCGGGTGCGCTGGCAGCTTGACGGCTGGCGGACCCGTTCCGCGCGCGGCGAATCAGACGAATCCGGACGCACCGGAACCGGCAAGGACGACGCCGACGGCCGCGCCGTCGTCGACCCGGTCGCCTGCCTGCGTCTGGTCCCCGGCCCGCTGCAGACCGACACCGGCAGCCAGCAGACGCTTTGGGGCCGGGAGGAGGTGCCGGACCGAGTGGGCCGGGTGGCCGAGCGAGTCCAAGCGATGCTCGGCCACGAGGGCGTGGCCCTGCTGCACGAGACCGGCGGACGCGATCCGAGTTCCCGGATTCGGCGGCTGCCCTGGGGCGAGACCCCGTCCATCGGCCCGGCCGACGACCCCGCGGCCCCCTGGCCCGGCGCCCTGCCCGCCCCCGCGCCCGCGCTGGTCCCGGACGAGCCGTACCCGGCCGAGCTGCTCGACCCGCGCGGCGAGCAGGTCGGGGTGACCGGCCGGGCCCGGCTGACCGCTGGCCCCGCCGTACTGGTGCTCGGCGGCGACCGGCTGCGGGTGACCGGCTGGGCCGGCCCCTGGCCGTACCACGAGCGCCCCTGGTCCACCGCCGTCCGCCGCCGGGCCCGGCTGCAATTGTCGGTCGCGGACGGCCGCGCGTTCCTGCTCGCGCTCGAACACGGCGCCTGGCGGGTGGAAGGGGTGTATCAGTGA
- a CDS encoding class I SAM-dependent methyltransferase: protein MAPLAHSALYDSIGVGYAAARREDPRWRAAILDALGASSPVLNVGAGAGSYEPDDRFVVALDPSSEMLSQRPEGAAPCVLGVAEHLPAADGAFGAAMGVLTVHHWPDWRRGLAELRRVAERQVLLATDTERLAQFWLARDYAPELAAYERRQTTAAEVAAELGTEDVRVMWMPHDFTDAVYPAFWRRPEAFLEQGLWRHSSALAKLEPEVRRRAMTRLAADLEDGTWHARNAELMERADFDAGFRLVVSRRDS from the coding sequence ATGGCACCTCTCGCACACTCAGCCCTCTACGACTCCATCGGCGTCGGCTACGCCGCGGCTCGCCGGGAAGATCCCCGGTGGCGGGCGGCGATTCTCGACGCCCTCGGCGCAAGCTCGCCCGTGCTGAACGTGGGGGCTGGGGCCGGTTCGTACGAGCCCGACGACCGCTTCGTCGTCGCGCTCGACCCGTCGTCGGAGATGCTCTCCCAGCGGCCGGAGGGCGCGGCGCCGTGCGTGCTGGGCGTGGCCGAGCACCTGCCCGCGGCCGACGGGGCGTTCGGCGCGGCGATGGGCGTGCTGACGGTGCACCACTGGCCGGACTGGCGGCGAGGCCTGGCCGAGCTGCGCCGGGTGGCTGAGCGGCAGGTGCTGCTGGCCACCGACACCGAGCGGCTGGCGCAGTTCTGGCTGGCCCGCGACTACGCGCCCGAGCTCGCCGCGTACGAGCGCCGCCAGACCACCGCCGCCGAGGTCGCGGCCGAGCTGGGCACCGAGGACGTGCGGGTCATGTGGATGCCGCACGACTTCACCGATGCCGTCTACCCGGCGTTCTGGCGGCGCCCCGAAGCCTTCCTGGAGCAAGGGCTTTGGCGCCATTCCTCCGCGCTGGCCAAGCTCGAGCCCGAGGTGCGCCGCCGCGCGATGACGCGGCTCGCCGCGGATCTCGAGGACGGGACCTGGCACGCACGCAACGCCGAGCTGATGGAGCGTGCTGACTTCGACGCCGGCTTCCGCCTCGTCGTCAGCCGGCGCGACTCCTGA
- a CDS encoding TrfB-related DNA-binding protein has product MVKHIESTAHTELFEDLLRVRAAAIEHAAAARRLSRERRDLIEKLMAEGFSQADVARELGVTRQAIQKMMAAVADAGRG; this is encoded by the coding sequence ATGGTCAAACATATCGAATCCACCGCGCACACCGAGTTGTTCGAGGACCTCTTGCGGGTGCGGGCCGCGGCGATCGAGCACGCCGCCGCGGCCCGCAGGCTCAGCCGCGAGCGCCGGGACCTGATCGAGAAGCTGATGGCCGAAGGCTTCTCCCAGGCCGACGTCGCCCGGGAGCTGGGCGTGACGCGGCAGGCGATCCAGAAGATGATGGCGGCGGTGGCGGACGCCGGCCGCGGATGA
- a CDS encoding sialidase family protein — protein MRHQGLLPGAIAVVTLIAGAAFASPAVAATAAAPHNPLLKYVLSQGDDDDQGDDPALSALCQSYAGDTHVYRSIAPNLDVISGDTVVPVGSQTGCYAAQNETSVAVNPENPRNLVAGSNDYRVFNDREQRNDSSGWAYTSFDGGRTWKNVQLPGLTYETGATGALSDMDGAGDPVLAFGPHNTVYYANIAFSRLNDGSALVVSVSHNGGLTWGQPSIVQIDGAAADGTPTDTDYFNDKNWIAVDPHTGQVYLTWSRFTYDDSGDYLESPIMLKTSVDQGRTWSSARRVSPTTTDFSGGLTAFAQGSNPQVAADGTLYVAYESSVCATLACTGASDHDETVVATSHDHGRTWTNALIGQNFDYPLNADIGDDALTGENFRINSYPQLTIDPVTQHLYVVWSDDRNGQYDSSGASVQTDGTAFIAGSGDGRHWSDVTAAEPGGDVFFPAVAANAGRVAVTYYTRSYDPSGIDLDYAYTTVDRTGQHSPQHRITTASENPDVQFVGVGAVSGQTLQGEFIGDYSAVALGADGVLHPVWTDFRGRPGVDTPHQTVDTQAIRLR, from the coding sequence TTGCGCCACCAAGGCCTGCTACCCGGCGCGATCGCCGTCGTCACCCTCATCGCCGGCGCCGCGTTCGCGTCCCCGGCCGTGGCGGCCACCGCCGCGGCTCCGCACAACCCGCTGCTCAAGTACGTGCTCTCACAGGGCGATGACGACGACCAGGGCGATGATCCGGCGCTGTCAGCCCTCTGCCAGTCCTATGCGGGCGACACACACGTCTACCGGTCGATCGCGCCGAACCTCGACGTGATCTCCGGCGACACCGTCGTCCCGGTGGGCAGCCAGACCGGCTGCTACGCCGCGCAGAACGAGACGTCGGTGGCGGTCAACCCGGAGAACCCGCGCAACCTGGTCGCGGGCTCGAACGACTACCGGGTGTTCAACGACCGGGAGCAGCGCAACGACTCCTCGGGCTGGGCGTACACCTCCTTCGACGGCGGCCGCACCTGGAAGAACGTGCAACTGCCGGGGCTCACCTACGAGACCGGCGCGACCGGCGCACTGTCCGACATGGACGGAGCCGGCGACCCGGTGCTCGCCTTCGGTCCGCATAACACCGTCTACTACGCCAACATCGCCTTCTCACGCCTCAACGACGGCTCGGCCCTCGTGGTCTCGGTCTCCCACAACGGCGGACTGACCTGGGGCCAGCCGAGCATCGTGCAGATCGACGGCGCGGCGGCGGACGGCACGCCGACGGACACGGACTACTTCAACGACAAGAACTGGATCGCGGTCGACCCGCACACCGGCCAGGTGTACCTGACCTGGAGCCGCTTCACCTACGACGACTCGGGCGACTACCTCGAGTCGCCCATCATGCTCAAGACTTCGGTGGATCAGGGCAGGACCTGGTCCTCGGCGCGCCGCGTCTCGCCGACCACGACGGACTTCTCCGGCGGGCTGACGGCGTTCGCCCAGGGCTCCAACCCGCAGGTGGCCGCGGACGGAACGCTCTACGTGGCGTACGAGTCGTCCGTGTGCGCGACACTCGCCTGCACCGGTGCGTCAGACCATGACGAGACCGTCGTGGCCACCTCCCACGACCATGGCAGGACCTGGACGAACGCGCTGATCGGGCAGAACTTCGACTACCCGCTCAACGCCGACATCGGTGACGACGCCTTGACCGGCGAGAACTTCCGGATCAACTCGTACCCGCAGTTGACGATCGACCCGGTCACCCAGCACCTGTACGTGGTCTGGTCGGATGACCGCAACGGCCAGTACGACTCGTCCGGAGCGTCGGTGCAGACCGACGGCACGGCTTTCATCGCCGGCTCCGGCGACGGCCGGCACTGGAGCGACGTCACCGCGGCCGAGCCCGGAGGCGACGTGTTCTTCCCGGCCGTGGCCGCGAATGCGGGGAGGGTCGCAGTGACCTACTACACCCGCTCGTACGACCCGAGCGGCATCGACCTCGACTACGCCTACACCACCGTGGACCGGACGGGGCAGCACTCGCCGCAGCATCGCATCACCACCGCTTCGGAGAACCCTGATGTGCAGTTCGTCGGCGTCGGCGCAGTGAGCGGCCAGACCCTGCAGGGCGAGTTCATCGGCGACTACAGCGCCGTGGCCCTCGGCGCCGACGGGGTGTTGCACCCGGTCTGGACCGACTTCCGCGGCCGGCCCGGCGTCGATACGCCGCATCAGACGGTGGACACGCAGGCCATCCGGCTCCGGTAG